The following coding sequences are from one Mycolicibacterium aichiense window:
- a CDS encoding GMC family oxidoreductase, with the protein MSDCEFLVVGGGTAGCIVAARLSENPDVRVTLIEPGPSDAGEPRALDIRRWPEMVESEYDLDYRSITQQRGNSNIRQARMRILGGCSTANTMISWRPLAADLQEWAALGVEGWDSDTVDACFDRLATPIVPIPEQDQNRYVADVVASAVTALDLPRRSNWNSDPDFARTGVGSGFFEIGYTPQTHLRSSTSVHYLHDIIGVRDNLRVRHGMRAVRILLEDGVAVGVLAVDDDGAEHEIRASCEVVVCCGAIDSPKLLQLSGIGPQAVLAAAGVTTVVDSPGVGENLMDHAEGLIVWEARRDIPGTCATGWDAGAAVRLRSDGPARPDILMHFPVEAVADHAVTYGVELPDRIVALAPNVAKPLSRGRVWITTADPDVPPDIDYGYFTDAGGADEAALIAGIRLARRIAATAPMSDWIGAEVFPGADLTTDEELSPVLRATHQTVYHVSGTCRMGASEEPLAVCDSRLRVRGVRGLRVVDASVLPTIPSVNPVGTIMAVAERASDLIAEDNRTTAAVSSHSVR; encoded by the coding sequence GTGAGTGACTGCGAGTTCCTGGTCGTCGGTGGTGGCACCGCAGGATGCATTGTCGCTGCCCGCCTTTCGGAGAATCCCGATGTCCGGGTCACCCTCATCGAGCCTGGGCCCTCGGACGCAGGCGAGCCCCGTGCGCTGGATATCCGTCGGTGGCCGGAGATGGTGGAGAGCGAGTACGACCTCGACTATCGCAGCATCACGCAACAGCGGGGTAACTCCAACATCCGGCAGGCACGGATGCGCATCCTGGGTGGATGCTCCACGGCCAACACGATGATCAGCTGGCGACCGCTGGCCGCCGATCTGCAGGAGTGGGCGGCACTCGGTGTCGAGGGCTGGGACTCTGACACGGTCGACGCCTGCTTTGACAGACTCGCGACGCCGATCGTCCCGATACCCGAGCAAGATCAGAATCGCTACGTCGCCGACGTCGTCGCGTCCGCGGTGACCGCCCTCGATCTGCCGCGGCGGTCGAACTGGAACAGCGATCCCGACTTCGCCCGCACCGGCGTGGGATCGGGCTTCTTCGAGATCGGCTACACGCCACAGACTCATCTGCGGTCGTCGACATCGGTGCACTACCTGCACGACATCATCGGCGTGCGCGACAACCTCAGAGTTCGGCACGGTATGCGCGCGGTGCGCATACTGCTCGAGGACGGGGTCGCGGTAGGCGTGTTGGCCGTCGACGACGACGGAGCCGAGCATGAGATTCGTGCCTCGTGCGAGGTGGTCGTGTGCTGCGGCGCGATCGACTCACCGAAGTTGTTGCAGCTCTCCGGGATCGGGCCGCAGGCCGTTCTGGCCGCAGCGGGTGTGACGACGGTCGTGGACAGCCCCGGTGTCGGGGAGAACCTGATGGACCATGCCGAGGGCCTCATCGTCTGGGAGGCCCGGCGCGACATCCCCGGCACCTGTGCCACCGGCTGGGACGCCGGTGCCGCGGTGCGGCTGCGCAGCGACGGTCCCGCGCGGCCCGACATTCTCATGCACTTTCCGGTGGAGGCCGTTGCCGACCACGCTGTCACCTACGGTGTCGAACTGCCCGATCGCATCGTGGCGTTGGCGCCCAACGTCGCCAAGCCCCTCAGCCGCGGCCGGGTGTGGATCACCACGGCGGATCCGGATGTACCGCCCGACATCGACTACGGCTACTTCACCGACGCAGGCGGTGCCGACGAAGCGGCCTTGATCGCCGGAATCAGGCTCGCGCGGCGCATTGCGGCGACGGCGCCGATGTCTGACTGGATCGGTGCCGAGGTGTTTCCGGGCGCGGACCTCACCACCGACGAGGAGCTTTCGCCCGTGCTGCGCGCCACGCACCAGACCGTGTATCACGTGTCCGGCACGTGCCGGATGGGAGCATCCGAAGAGCCACTGGCAGTGTGTGATTCACGGTTGCGTGTGCGCGGGGTTCGCGGGTTGCGGGTCGTCGACGCGTCGGTGCTCCCGACGATCCCCTCGGTCAACCCGGTGGGGACGATCATGGCGGTTGCCGAACGCGCAAGCGACCTCATCGCCGAGGACAATCGCACGACGGCGGCGGTGAGCTCACATTCCGTGCGATGA
- a CDS encoding TetR/AcrR family transcriptional regulator codes for MAAAIEVIAHRGLGAVRAKDIAEVAGISPRLVAYYYPEIDDLIDEVYRSAVDRYYWQRLEAISKLDSPVDRLVNLIESGLPTGDGDMLSRALYEFSVNAGREPTHGALMMLLFEREVSLYVSVLESGLKTEDFVLTESVLAIAQNFVALEDAFGMYINGGNSSLDAAAAAALLRSYARSATGIDI; via the coding sequence GTGGCAGCGGCGATCGAGGTCATCGCCCACCGCGGCCTGGGTGCCGTGCGCGCCAAGGACATCGCCGAGGTCGCGGGGATATCGCCACGACTGGTGGCTTACTACTACCCGGAGATCGACGATCTCATCGACGAGGTGTACCGCAGCGCCGTTGATAGGTACTACTGGCAACGGCTCGAGGCGATCAGCAAGCTGGACAGTCCGGTCGACCGGCTCGTCAACCTGATCGAATCGGGGCTCCCCACGGGCGACGGTGACATGCTCAGCCGAGCCCTGTACGAGTTCTCGGTCAACGCCGGACGTGAACCCACTCATGGCGCGCTCATGATGCTGCTGTTCGAGCGGGAGGTCTCGCTCTACGTCTCCGTTCTCGAATCTGGCCTGAAGACAGAAGATTTCGTGCTCACGGAGTCGGTGCTCGCGATCGCACAGAACTTTGTCGCACTCGAGGACGCCTTCGGCATGTACATCAATGGCGGCAACTCGTCCTTGGACGCCGCTGCCGCCGCGGCCTTGCTGCGCAGCTATGCGCGCTCGGCCACTGGCATCGATATCTGA
- a CDS encoding aspartate aminotransferase family protein, with the protein MTDTIESPSTSVSAAEATDLGRLAQRHLVMSFTSGSAYTGAPPPVMVRGADSRLWDADGREYIDALAGLFCVNVGYSFGAEIGEAVREQMAELPYYTNWNAAHPPAAKLAAKIAELAPPGLDRVYFTSGGGESNEAAVKLIRQYHQARGEYTRIKFLSRRSAYHGTSYAALSLNGMTNLRKQFEPLMYGSRHISNSKRYRRPAGETEEQFTGLLLSEMESLIVQEGPETVAGVFLEPLQNAGGSLVPPAGYHEGVREICDRYGIVLVADEVICGFGRLGEWFGSTRFNVKPDVITFAKGVSSAHVPLGGMITKSEILDAVNNGPDGMYLHGLTFGGHPAACAAGLANIAVMEREDVLGNVRRNEDYFSAQLDSLRDQQLVGDVRGLGYHYSLELVTDKQRRTWAAETAANDFVYDMLQPALLKAGILCRAAVDHEGAPLIQFSPPLVFDRADIDELVARMRRLLDELAASVR; encoded by the coding sequence ATGACCGACACAATCGAGAGCCCCAGCACTTCGGTTTCTGCCGCCGAGGCGACCGACCTGGGCAGGTTGGCTCAGCGGCACCTCGTCATGAGTTTCACCTCGGGCTCGGCGTACACGGGCGCGCCACCGCCGGTAATGGTCCGCGGCGCGGACAGCCGTCTGTGGGATGCCGACGGTCGCGAGTACATCGACGCACTGGCCGGATTGTTCTGCGTCAACGTCGGTTACAGCTTCGGTGCCGAGATCGGTGAAGCAGTCCGTGAGCAGATGGCCGAGCTGCCGTACTACACCAACTGGAACGCCGCACACCCGCCTGCGGCGAAGTTGGCGGCCAAGATCGCCGAACTGGCGCCACCCGGACTGGACCGCGTGTACTTCACCTCCGGTGGCGGTGAGTCCAACGAAGCCGCGGTCAAACTCATCCGGCAGTATCACCAGGCTCGCGGTGAGTACACGCGAATCAAGTTTCTCTCGCGCCGCTCGGCCTACCACGGAACGTCCTACGCAGCACTGTCTCTCAACGGGATGACCAATTTGCGCAAACAGTTCGAACCGCTGATGTACGGGTCTCGGCACATCTCGAACAGCAAGCGTTACAGGCGGCCGGCGGGGGAGACCGAAGAGCAGTTCACCGGTCTGCTCTTGAGCGAGATGGAATCGCTGATCGTGCAGGAGGGACCGGAAACCGTGGCGGGAGTCTTCCTGGAGCCGCTGCAGAACGCAGGGGGCTCGCTGGTGCCTCCGGCGGGATACCACGAAGGCGTGCGCGAGATCTGCGATCGGTACGGCATCGTCCTGGTCGCCGATGAGGTGATCTGTGGATTCGGCAGGCTCGGGGAGTGGTTCGGCTCGACCCGGTTCAATGTCAAGCCCGACGTCATCACCTTCGCCAAGGGAGTGTCGTCAGCGCACGTGCCCCTCGGGGGAATGATCACCAAGAGTGAGATCTTGGATGCGGTCAACAACGGCCCGGACGGAATGTATCTGCACGGCTTGACGTTCGGCGGTCATCCCGCCGCCTGTGCGGCCGGACTGGCGAATATCGCGGTGATGGAGCGTGAGGACGTACTCGGAAACGTCCGGCGCAATGAGGACTACTTCAGCGCGCAGCTGGACTCGCTGCGCGACCAGCAGCTCGTCGGCGACGTTCGAGGCCTCGGCTACCACTACTCATTGGAATTGGTGACCGACAAACAGCGGCGGACGTGGGCCGCCGAGACAGCGGCCAACGACTTCGTCTACGACATGCTCCAGCCGGCACTGCTGAAGGCTGGAATCCTCTGCCGCGCCGCGGTGGACCACGAGGGCGCACCGTTGATCCAGTTCTCCCCACCGCTGGTGTTCGACCGGGCGGACATCGACGAGCTGGTTGCGCGGATGCGCCGGCTCCTCGACGAACTTGCCGCGTCCGTGCGGTAG
- a CDS encoding APC family permease, producing MGPGKPSEVSAEQQTALAASQTRHLQKSLGRLDIIFLIVAAVVSIEVLGQVSSFGGQTFTWALVLAVLFLVPYGLIFAEIGSTFTDEGGVYVWVRRAFGRPMAAIASLLTWVTQPVWVGGSCTFIAAEVWSQYVMPFGHGSWADYLFKTIFIWMTVLAAVVSLRHGKWIPNLGAILKIGFLVGFLVTAGIYAARNGFAGLTSSDFSPTLAGLLGVTPLLLFSYLGFESGNSAAEEMKKPARDVPIAIARSSAIAAAAYLLPIAAILLVVPAEQITGIGGLMEAVATVYSVYGSAAPTMLTVTGVVFALVLMTQGSAWMIISDRMQAMAAADGAFFRGFFGHFHPKLGTPVRVNLLSGVVGTVFMLAAMALSGSAAAVFGVVLSISVSTFLLSYLISIPAAVRLRTAFPDVIRPFRVPVSDRVFRAMGALCFAWVALGSWVAVFPGTLDRLFGLDYDFEETWGVSAGVFETFTLGTLATLTALGLVGYLTAKPLRIQRRTAADTDVAVESEPALQ from the coding sequence ATGGGCCCAGGCAAGCCATCCGAGGTATCGGCAGAGCAGCAGACCGCCTTGGCGGCCAGTCAGACCAGACATCTCCAGAAGTCGCTCGGCCGGCTCGACATCATTTTTCTCATCGTGGCGGCGGTGGTCTCCATCGAGGTGCTGGGGCAGGTGTCCAGCTTCGGTGGCCAGACATTCACCTGGGCACTAGTGCTCGCGGTGTTGTTCCTGGTGCCCTACGGCCTGATCTTCGCTGAGATCGGCAGCACTTTCACCGACGAGGGCGGCGTGTACGTATGGGTGCGAAGGGCATTCGGCCGGCCGATGGCGGCCATTGCCTCGTTGCTGACGTGGGTGACGCAGCCGGTGTGGGTTGGTGGTTCGTGCACGTTCATCGCCGCCGAGGTGTGGAGTCAGTACGTCATGCCATTCGGACACGGCTCATGGGCCGACTATCTGTTCAAAACGATCTTCATCTGGATGACCGTGCTCGCCGCCGTGGTCAGCCTCCGGCACGGCAAGTGGATCCCGAACCTCGGTGCCATCCTCAAGATCGGATTCCTGGTGGGATTCCTCGTGACCGCGGGAATCTACGCCGCCCGCAACGGTTTCGCCGGACTGACCTCGAGCGACTTCTCCCCGACACTGGCTGGTCTTCTCGGCGTCACGCCGCTGCTGTTGTTCTCCTATCTCGGATTCGAGTCGGGCAACAGCGCGGCCGAAGAGATGAAGAAGCCCGCCCGCGACGTCCCGATCGCCATCGCGCGCTCGTCGGCCATCGCCGCGGCCGCCTACCTGCTGCCGATCGCTGCCATTTTGCTCGTCGTGCCTGCCGAACAGATCACCGGTATCGGGGGTCTCATGGAAGCCGTCGCCACCGTCTACAGCGTCTACGGGTCCGCGGCACCGACCATGCTGACCGTGACCGGCGTCGTGTTCGCCCTGGTTCTGATGACGCAGGGATCCGCCTGGATGATAATCAGTGACCGGATGCAGGCGATGGCCGCGGCCGACGGCGCCTTCTTCCGCGGGTTCTTCGGCCACTTCCACCCCAAGCTGGGCACGCCCGTACGGGTCAATCTGCTCTCCGGTGTCGTCGGTACCGTCTTCATGCTGGCCGCGATGGCGCTGAGTGGTTCAGCGGCTGCGGTGTTCGGGGTCGTGCTGTCGATCTCGGTGTCGACCTTCCTGCTGAGCTATCTGATCTCGATTCCGGCGGCGGTGCGGCTGCGCACAGCGTTCCCCGATGTCATCCGTCCGTTCAGAGTCCCAGTGTCGGACAGAGTGTTTCGCGCGATGGGTGCGCTGTGCTTCGCCTGGGTGGCGCTGGGGAGCTGGGTGGCCGTCTTCCCGGGCACGTTGGACCGCCTCTTCGGTTTGGATTACGACTTCGAGGAGACCTGGGGCGTGAGCGCGGGTGTATTCGAGACGTTCACGCTCGGCACGCTGGCCACCCTGACCGCGCTGGGCCTCGTCGGCTACCTGACGGCGAAACCGCTTCGGATCCAACGTCGTACGGCCGCCGACACGGACGTGGCTGTGGAGAGCGAACCCGCCCTGCAGTAA
- a CDS encoding YczE/YyaS/YitT family protein encodes MLTRWVPSPLRLVCLVGGQWLFGTGEAMIVAAHLGNSPWTVFAQGTAVRTGLSIGSMTNLIGALVLLLWIPLRQRPGLGTVANVLLVGTALDLALHWLPDLTALPWRIALCIGGILVVALGSGIYLTTGLGPGPRDGLMTGIARVSGWPLGAARAAVEATVLIAGWLLGGVAGIGTLLFAVFIGPCVHLAVRLVGRIPDDEL; translated from the coding sequence GTGCTGACCAGATGGGTGCCGAGCCCGCTGCGGTTGGTGTGCCTCGTGGGCGGCCAGTGGCTGTTCGGCACCGGGGAGGCGATGATTGTCGCGGCGCACCTCGGTAATTCGCCGTGGACGGTGTTCGCGCAGGGCACCGCGGTGCGCACCGGGTTGTCCATCGGATCGATGACGAATCTCATCGGCGCGCTGGTGCTGCTGTTGTGGATTCCCCTGCGGCAGAGGCCCGGTCTCGGCACCGTGGCCAATGTGCTCCTCGTCGGAACCGCATTGGACCTCGCGCTGCACTGGTTGCCCGATCTCACCGCCCTCCCGTGGCGAATAGCGCTGTGCATAGGTGGAATCCTGGTCGTCGCGCTGGGTAGTGGCATCTACCTGACGACGGGGCTCGGACCCGGCCCACGCGACGGCCTGATGACCGGGATCGCACGGGTCTCGGGGTGGCCACTGGGGGCGGCACGAGCCGCCGTCGAGGCGACCGTCCTGATCGCCGGCTGGCTGCTGGGCGGCGTCGCGGGGATCGGCACCCTGCTGTTCGCGGTCTTCATCGGACCCTGCGTCCACCTCGCGGTGCGGCTGGTGGGGCGCATCCCGGACGACGAACTCTGA
- a CDS encoding aldehyde dehydrogenase codes for MTLTADAPPENLAGWTRRAAEVEPRAGVFIDGTFRPAESGATFDSVNPATGDVIAAVASAQDVDVDLAVRSARRAFDGGQWSRSSISERKRVLLRLAHLITEHSVELALLDSMDMGKLVTEAHTVDVPSAAGLVAYYGEALDKINGEIAPTEPGNLALVTREPLGVVGAVTPWNFPLDLAVWKVAPALAAGNSVVLKPSERAPLSSLRLAELAVAAGVPEGVFNVVPGLGQTAGAALGLHPDVDVLAFTGSTATGKAFLRYAADSNLKQVWLECGGKSPNLVFADADLEQAIEKALFGAFYNQGAVCSSNSRLLVQKSIAEEFVAELVDRAAQMQPGNPLDPAAAQGAIVDAAHTDHVLGFVDRAREHGDIRVGGRRLEGGCFIEPTVVTGLGPADELITDEVFGPVLAVQTFEDQDEAIRMANDTVYGLAASVWTNDLRRAHTVSAALRAGTVSVNTVDALSAQTPFGGFKQSGFGRDLSLHALDKYTGLKTTWIAL; via the coding sequence GTGACCCTCACCGCAGATGCCCCTCCCGAGAATCTGGCCGGCTGGACCCGGCGCGCGGCCGAGGTCGAGCCCCGCGCCGGCGTCTTCATCGACGGCACCTTCCGACCGGCCGAATCGGGGGCTACGTTCGACTCGGTCAACCCGGCCACCGGCGACGTCATCGCGGCGGTGGCCTCAGCCCAGGATGTCGATGTCGATCTCGCCGTACGGTCCGCCCGCCGCGCGTTCGACGGCGGCCAGTGGTCACGTTCCTCGATCTCCGAGCGCAAGCGGGTGCTGCTGCGGCTGGCGCACTTGATCACCGAACACAGCGTCGAACTGGCGTTGCTGGACTCGATGGACATGGGCAAGCTCGTCACTGAGGCCCACACTGTCGATGTCCCCTCGGCCGCCGGCCTGGTCGCCTACTACGGCGAGGCACTGGACAAGATCAACGGCGAGATCGCCCCCACCGAACCCGGCAATCTCGCGCTGGTCACCCGGGAGCCGCTGGGCGTCGTCGGCGCCGTGACGCCGTGGAACTTCCCGCTCGACCTCGCCGTGTGGAAGGTCGCCCCCGCACTGGCTGCCGGAAACTCCGTGGTGCTCAAGCCTTCCGAGCGCGCTCCGCTGTCCTCGCTGCGGCTGGCAGAGCTGGCCGTCGCAGCGGGCGTGCCCGAAGGGGTCTTCAACGTCGTCCCCGGTCTCGGTCAGACCGCGGGTGCCGCACTAGGTCTGCATCCCGATGTCGACGTCCTCGCCTTCACCGGCTCGACCGCCACCGGAAAGGCGTTCCTGAGGTACGCCGCCGACTCCAATCTCAAACAGGTCTGGCTCGAATGCGGCGGCAAGAGTCCGAATCTGGTGTTCGCGGACGCCGATCTGGAGCAGGCCATCGAGAAGGCACTGTTCGGCGCCTTCTACAACCAGGGCGCGGTGTGCTCGTCGAATTCGCGCCTGCTGGTTCAGAAATCGATCGCCGAAGAGTTCGTCGCCGAGTTGGTAGACCGCGCGGCGCAGATGCAGCCGGGCAATCCGCTGGATCCGGCGGCGGCGCAGGGCGCCATCGTCGACGCCGCCCACACCGACCACGTCCTGGGCTTTGTGGACCGGGCACGCGAGCACGGTGACATCCGAGTCGGCGGCAGACGTCTCGAGGGCGGCTGTTTCATCGAACCGACCGTCGTGACGGGCCTCGGCCCCGCCGACGAACTGATCACCGATGAGGTGTTCGGTCCCGTTCTCGCCGTGCAGACATTCGAGGATCAGGACGAGGCGATCCGGATGGCGAACGACACCGTCTACGGCTTGGCCGCATCGGTGTGGACCAACGACCTGCGCCGCGCCCACACGGTCTCCGCCGCCTTGCGGGCAGGCACGGTGTCGGTCAACACCGTCGATGCACTCAGCGCTCAGACGCCCTTCGGCGGTTTCAAGCAGTCGGGGTTCGGCCGGGATCTGTCCCTGCACGCACTCGACAAGTACACCGGTCTGAAGACCACGTGGATCGCACTCTAG
- a CDS encoding LysR family transcriptional regulator, translated as MSDYTLRQLEYFVAVAEAGSVTRAAAAVHLSQSAMSAALADLENALSVQLLVRHHARGISLTPAGKELLVASRQLLASAGDLRAVAQGLGTSLSGTLSIGCFQVVAPYLLPELLATAAEKLPKLDLLTTEVDLADLAEGVANGTFELGIGYDLVDDPRLKRWPLYTLPPYVLVSGEHRFATRDSVDLAELADEPMVLLDLPHSRDYFQSVFRAAGVTPNIRYRSTTVETCRALVGRGLAYCVLNLRAAVPTALDGHAVAAVPISGGPPSLTVVLLDAVAARPTRRASVVADLCRNLFANPPSI; from the coding sequence ATGTCGGATTACACGCTGCGGCAACTCGAGTACTTCGTCGCCGTGGCCGAGGCGGGCAGTGTCACGCGGGCGGCGGCAGCTGTCCACCTATCGCAGTCGGCGATGTCGGCCGCGCTGGCCGACCTGGAGAACGCGCTGTCGGTCCAGTTGCTGGTACGGCACCACGCGCGGGGCATCAGCCTGACGCCCGCGGGCAAGGAACTTCTGGTTGCCAGCCGCCAGCTGCTGGCATCGGCGGGCGACCTTCGCGCGGTCGCACAGGGATTGGGCACCTCGCTGAGCGGCACCCTGTCGATCGGCTGTTTCCAGGTCGTGGCGCCCTACCTGCTGCCGGAGCTGTTGGCCACCGCGGCTGAGAAACTTCCCAAACTCGACCTGTTGACCACCGAGGTCGATCTGGCCGATCTGGCCGAGGGCGTCGCGAACGGGACGTTCGAACTGGGCATCGGCTACGACCTCGTCGACGATCCGCGGTTGAAGCGGTGGCCGTTGTACACGCTGCCGCCCTACGTCCTGGTGTCCGGAGAGCACCGCTTCGCGACGCGGGACAGCGTCGACCTCGCAGAGCTGGCCGACGAACCGATGGTGTTGCTGGACCTGCCGCATAGCCGCGACTACTTCCAGAGCGTGTTCCGGGCCGCCGGCGTCACGCCGAACATCCGGTATCGCTCGACGACGGTCGAGACCTGCCGAGCCCTGGTCGGGCGCGGGCTGGCCTACTGCGTGCTGAACCTGCGAGCCGCGGTCCCGACCGCTCTCGACGGTCATGCTGTCGCGGCCGTTCCGATCAGTGGTGGCCCGCCGAGCCTGACGGTCGTGCTGCTCGACGCTGTCGCCGCCCGTCCCACCCGCCGGGCCAGCGTGGTGGCCGACCTGTGCCGCAACCTGTTCGCGAACCCGCCCAGTATCTGA